A genome region from Arachidicoccus soli includes the following:
- a CDS encoding RagB/SusD family nutrient uptake outer membrane protein, with protein MKKIILIISAIAISLTSCKKDYLNVNDVKAYITPDQLYANYNYAQQAVWNIYSYLPDGFANLDYEAITDNAEATNVSDISQTFNTGIWNQYNNPDASWRRDFNGIRQANLYLANKDKVDITYIRDQIITADSTAWFNAENNVKFMQGEVLFLKAFFYFDLVKRYGGVPIMNKPLDYDNQSTWKNIPRNSVDECMKYIAALCDTAATIIPANLASYSWYDLGRVTQGAIRALKARALLYAASPLFKAAGATTTWADAANAAHAVIAMNAYSLDPSYKNLFGANNATSKEAIFYRRYGNTNSVEYNNFPIVFQNANGNSITPTQNFVDQFEVLEKDGNGNIIGSRPFDWSNPIDAANPYADRDPRLAATVVYNNSVFSSTTIETFTGGNSGLPKLNATKTGYYLSKWVNQSVDLVANTSTVHTWIYFRYADILLDYAEAMYNAYGAISDPEAYGMTALMAINMVRARVNMPPLTAAQLNQQSIEHERAVEFGFENQRLWDVRRWNEGVDIFNKPVTRIEITKSGTNYSYAVKPLENRSFEQKMNFYPIPQSEISKTDWTQNPGW; from the coding sequence ATGAAAAAAATCATTCTTATTATATCGGCAATAGCCATTAGCCTTACATCATGTAAAAAAGATTATCTCAATGTAAATGATGTGAAAGCATACATTACTCCGGATCAGCTTTACGCCAATTATAACTATGCTCAACAGGCAGTATGGAATATATACAGCTATTTACCGGATGGCTTTGCTAACTTAGACTATGAAGCGATTACAGATAATGCCGAAGCAACAAATGTGTCGGATATTTCGCAGACTTTTAATACAGGTATTTGGAACCAATACAACAATCCTGATGCATCTTGGAGGCGTGACTTTAATGGGATTAGACAGGCCAATTTGTATTTAGCAAATAAAGATAAGGTAGATATTACTTATATCAGAGATCAGATTATTACAGCAGATTCTACAGCTTGGTTCAATGCAGAAAATAATGTGAAATTTATGCAAGGTGAGGTTTTGTTCCTAAAGGCATTTTTTTACTTTGATCTTGTAAAACGTTATGGGGGTGTCCCTATTATGAACAAACCTTTAGATTACGATAATCAAAGTACTTGGAAAAATATACCTAGAAATTCGGTAGATGAATGTATGAAATATATTGCTGCACTTTGTGATACCGCAGCTACCATTATACCTGCAAATTTGGCATCTTATTCTTGGTACGATTTGGGCCGTGTAACCCAAGGTGCTATCAGAGCTTTGAAAGCAAGAGCACTATTATATGCGGCAAGTCCCTTATTTAAAGCTGCTGGTGCTACAACAACTTGGGCGGATGCAGCTAATGCGGCGCATGCTGTAATTGCGATGAATGCATATTCACTTGACCCTAGTTATAAAAATTTATTTGGCGCCAATAATGCAACTTCCAAGGAAGCTATCTTTTATCGCCGCTATGGTAATACCAATTCTGTTGAGTATAATAATTTTCCTATTGTATTTCAAAATGCCAATGGGAATAGTATTACCCCTACGCAAAATTTTGTAGACCAATTTGAAGTATTGGAAAAAGATGGCAATGGAAATATAATCGGATCAAGGCCTTTTGACTGGTCTAATCCAATAGATGCTGCAAATCCTTATGCAGACAGAGATCCGAGATTAGCTGCAACAGTGGTTTATAACAATTCGGTATTTTCTTCTACAACTATCGAGACATTTACTGGGGGGAATAGTGGGTTACCTAAATTGAATGCTACTAAAACAGGATACTATCTTTCAAAATGGGTGAATCAATCGGTAGATTTAGTGGCAAATACAAGCACCGTTCATACCTGGATTTATTTTAGATATGCCGACATATTATTGGATTATGCTGAAGCGATGTATAATGCATATGGAGCTATTTCAGATCCTGAAGCATATGGTATGACAGCTTTGATGGCTATCAACATGGTTAGAGCTCGTGTAAATATGCCGCCATTAACTGCTGCACAATTAAATCAGCAAAGTATTGAACACGAACGTGCCGTTGAATTTGGTTTTGAAAATCAACGTTTATGGGATGTACGTAGATGGAACGAAGGAGTGGATATATTCAACAAGCCTGTTACTCGCATAGAAATTACAAAAAGTGGTACGAATTATTCTTATGCAGTTAAGCCTTTAGAAAATAGATCTTTCGAACAAAAAATGAACTTTTATCCAATTCCGCAAAGTGAGATCTCAAAAACCGATTGGACTCAAAACCCTGGTTGGTAA
- a CDS encoding DUF1735 domain-containing protein — MNKRIFIITISALCLGLVIFVGCKQDFIQGVKTVETGKVYFPGADSISGGVIPVVNNYVIDTSANAIGFPVKIYRGGFSDNTNFTVNVSVDNSAISGLMQSGKLPTNTVALSPDDYILNPTDTISLGSGGTMTGEITPLVKNSSLEKYSGKVVALGLTISGSSKFDVNAEMNKVVIYFPVDSLLGQIYFTNAGQTNNLVSVIKNYVFDSAAHTVNFSLPIARAGVADMSAFTANLSVDNSAIAGLVNNGNLPANTVALSPGDYTLNQNINLTVSNGMLMGIAMPKINVASIEQYSGKVAALGITITSSSKYMINPERSTVIIYFNVDDILNIVAPRVNLLDFSKWTPVKLSIPTTVTATINPSDNSIWFQGGTGGYDQAGVYQAIQVKANLPYKVDMNVEGSGANNVWFEIWISSKQPVDGQDVTASWDPTAKTLLGINTWDGCGKSAFNGLLSQIQCEVKVGQGTITFPTSGTYYITIKSGGNDLGTTGIKATNIYFK, encoded by the coding sequence ATGAATAAGCGCATATTTATTATAACGATATCGGCATTATGTCTGGGCTTGGTAATCTTTGTGGGTTGCAAGCAAGATTTTATACAAGGTGTAAAAACTGTTGAGACGGGTAAGGTATATTTTCCTGGAGCCGACAGTATTAGTGGCGGCGTTATTCCTGTTGTAAATAATTATGTTATCGATACTTCAGCGAATGCCATTGGCTTCCCAGTAAAAATATATCGTGGTGGTTTCTCTGATAATACAAACTTTACAGTAAATGTGAGTGTTGACAATAGTGCTATCTCTGGATTGATGCAGTCGGGCAAGTTGCCTACAAATACGGTTGCGCTTTCTCCAGATGATTATATCCTCAATCCAACGGATACTATTTCATTAGGTTCAGGAGGTACAATGACAGGTGAAATAACGCCCTTAGTAAAAAATAGTAGTTTGGAAAAGTATAGTGGTAAAGTCGTTGCATTGGGTCTTACCATAAGTGGTTCCTCTAAATTTGATGTTAATGCTGAGATGAATAAAGTGGTTATTTATTTTCCTGTAGATTCTCTTTTGGGACAAATATATTTTACCAATGCAGGTCAGACCAATAATTTAGTTTCAGTAATTAAAAACTATGTTTTCGATAGTGCTGCCCATACCGTTAATTTCTCATTGCCTATTGCTCGCGCCGGAGTAGCAGATATGTCTGCCTTTACAGCAAATTTATCAGTAGATAACAGTGCTATTGCTGGATTAGTAAACAATGGTAACCTTCCGGCAAATACAGTTGCTTTATCACCTGGCGATTATACCCTTAATCAGAACATTAATCTTACAGTATCAAATGGAATGTTGATGGGGATAGCAATGCCTAAAATTAATGTTGCTAGTATTGAACAATATAGCGGAAAGGTGGCTGCATTGGGAATTACTATTACGAGCTCATCTAAGTATATGATCAATCCTGAAAGGAGTACAGTGATTATTTATTTCAATGTAGATGATATTTTAAATATTGTTGCACCTCGCGTAAACTTATTGGATTTTTCTAAATGGACTCCTGTGAAATTATCAATTCCTACAACAGTTACGGCAACTATTAATCCAAGTGATAACTCTATATGGTTTCAAGGTGGGACTGGTGGATACGATCAAGCAGGCGTATATCAAGCGATTCAAGTGAAAGCAAATCTTCCTTACAAAGTAGATATGAATGTAGAAGGGTCTGGTGCTAATAATGTTTGGTTTGAAATATGGATATCCTCTAAGCAACCCGTTGATGGACAAGATGTCACAGCAAGTTGGGACCCGACAGCTAAAACCCTACTCGGTATAAACACTTGGGATGGCTGTGGCAAGAGTGCTTTTAATGGACTTTTGTCGCAAATACAATGTGAAGTAAAGGTTGGACAAGGAACAATTACGTTCCCTACTAGCGGCACTTATTATATTACAATCAAATCGGGGGGTAATGATTTAGGCACTACTGGCATAAAAGCAACTAATATTTATTTTAAATAA
- a CDS encoding ThuA domain-containing protein, with amino-acid sequence MKHKFSVIIVFTILLFSSIVGNAQFQSPRFHVLALYENGGHHIAYSLAAKLWLNKLAADSNFVIHYIQNTDSIDGNFLSKYQLFIQLDYPPYAWKEKATKAFEHYIEEGKGGWIGFHHATLLGEFDGYKMWNWFSRFMGGIRFTNYIADFAAANVEVEDSTHPVMHGLPKSFIIRKEEWYTYDKSPRPNVHVLATVDESSYVPDSKIKMGGDHPVVWINERMKARNVYIFMGHSPILFENHFYTTLFKNAIFWAAMNK; translated from the coding sequence ATGAAACACAAATTTTCTGTAATTATTGTTTTTACTATACTATTATTTTCAAGTATAGTCGGCAATGCGCAATTTCAAAGCCCGCGTTTTCATGTATTGGCTTTGTATGAAAATGGGGGCCATCATATTGCGTATTCACTTGCGGCAAAATTGTGGCTCAATAAGCTTGCGGCGGACAGTAACTTTGTTATTCATTACATTCAAAATACTGATTCTATTGATGGAAATTTTTTGTCTAAGTATCAATTGTTTATTCAACTCGATTACCCTCCTTATGCTTGGAAAGAGAAAGCTACCAAGGCATTTGAGCATTATATAGAAGAGGGGAAAGGCGGTTGGATTGGTTTTCATCATGCTACTTTGTTGGGAGAATTTGATGGCTATAAGATGTGGAATTGGTTCTCCAGATTTATGGGAGGCATTCGCTTTACGAATTACATTGCGGATTTTGCAGCAGCTAATGTAGAAGTGGAAGACAGCACGCATCCCGTTATGCACGGCCTTCCCAAATCTTTTATTATCCGCAAAGAAGAATGGTACACGTATGATAAAAGTCCCCGCCCGAATGTACATGTTTTAGCCACGGTAGATGAATCTTCTTATGTGCCGGATTCTAAAATAAAAATGGGTGGAGATCATCCGGTTGTATGGATAAACGAAAGAATGAAGGCGAGAAATGTATATATTTTTATGGGGCATTCTCCTATACTTTTCGAAAATCATTTTTATACTACTTTGTTTAAAAATGCGATTTTTTGGGCTGCAATGAACAAGTAA
- a CDS encoding ThuA domain-containing protein, which produces MKSKLYFLSVLLLLSICWKAAVASSLNMGREHKHTPLKAHLPKEKDFHVIAFYTGKNDLAHISFVHEANKWFPTMAKKNHFTYDSTNNWDHLNDTFLAHYQVVLFLDTRPEVPAQRAAFERYMNHGGAWMGFHFAAFSLDNSAVPDNWHWYHDEFLGCGQYVSNTWRPTAAVLRVEDKEHPAMKGLPTIFKSQPNEWYRWSNDLRKNPDIDILLSIDTSSFPLGTGPKQTEIWHSGYYPVVWTNSKYKMIYVNMGHNDMDYEHKYDNTNRTLSYTFKNKIQDQFIINSLLWLAGRNR; this is translated from the coding sequence ATGAAATCTAAGTTGTATTTTCTTTCAGTCCTCTTGCTGTTATCGATATGTTGGAAGGCTGCCGTAGCAAGCTCTTTGAACATGGGTAGGGAGCATAAACACACTCCTTTAAAAGCACATCTTCCAAAAGAGAAAGATTTTCATGTGATTGCTTTTTATACGGGAAAGAATGACCTGGCGCATATCAGTTTTGTACACGAAGCCAACAAATGGTTTCCTACGATGGCTAAAAAAAATCATTTTACGTATGATTCTACCAATAATTGGGATCATCTAAACGATACTTTTTTGGCACATTATCAGGTAGTACTTTTTCTGGATACACGGCCTGAAGTGCCTGCACAACGAGCGGCATTCGAACGCTATATGAATCATGGAGGTGCATGGATGGGTTTTCATTTCGCAGCGTTTTCTTTAGACAATTCTGCTGTACCCGATAACTGGCATTGGTACCACGATGAATTTTTGGGATGCGGTCAATATGTAAGCAATACTTGGAGACCAACGGCTGCAGTACTCCGAGTGGAAGACAAAGAGCATCCTGCTATGAAGGGCCTGCCTACTATTTTCAAATCGCAACCGAATGAATGGTATCGCTGGTCGAATGATTTAAGAAAAAATCCAGACATAGATATTCTGTTATCCATCGATACGTCGAGCTTTCCTTTAGGTACAGGTCCAAAGCAAACTGAGATTTGGCATAGCGGCTATTATCCTGTTGTTTGGACAAATTCAAAATACAAAATGATTTATGTGAATATGGGACATAATGATATGGATTACGAACATAAATATGATAATACAAACCGTACATTGTCTTATACATTTAAGAATAAGATACAAGACCAATTTATCATCAACAGTTTACTATGGTTGGCTGGGCGCAATCGCTAA
- a CDS encoding glycoside hydrolase family 9 protein, with protein sequence MKLFLLLLVLILSTFFKVDAQPIIYVNQVAYDAMAVKTAVISTNKPLQDNTNFFLTNTFGKTVFEAALGKEQQINEWLPDKYLYVADFSKFKSQGNYRISLKVNGKIIFSLPFKIGKELLAKLTIPAIAHYYHKQRANTPQELAADSHLPINGSNKTVDMRGGWCDASGDVSKYFSHLAYANFMSPQQTGLVTWSLASTVDKIPQLLQKWGIKDSIEEEALWGADYMMRSLSDSNFFYMVVFSYFNNNPQARKVVGLEANSVTTSDYQCAFREGAGMAIAALARISRWKKHGDFTTQQYLKGAELAFKNLLVNNLKYDDNHQENIIDDYCALVAASELWIATGKNIYKSEARKRARNLNARMNTAGYFIADNRTRIYWHASDAGLPIVALARYLDVERDKTLRKKALLTIKSALDYNLRITHDVDNPFGYARQTFDFHGKIKEGFFIPHDNISGWWWQGEDARLASLATAAIIGGRLVYPAKESWGIRKSVAEYASQQLSWILGCNPYQMCFMYGFGENNVPYMHSNYGHGSEHGGISNGITGKQSDGSGIEFKLKDKGNEWRWTEQWIPHAAWFLQAVAAIAEEHS encoded by the coding sequence ATGAAATTATTTTTGTTATTATTAGTACTTATTTTGTCAACTTTCTTTAAAGTTGATGCACAACCTATCATTTATGTAAATCAGGTTGCTTATGATGCAATGGCAGTAAAGACTGCAGTTATAAGTACAAATAAACCACTCCAGGATAACACAAATTTTTTCTTGACAAATACTTTTGGCAAAACTGTTTTCGAAGCAGCCTTGGGCAAGGAGCAACAAATCAATGAGTGGTTACCCGATAAATATCTTTATGTTGCTGATTTTAGTAAATTTAAAAGCCAAGGAAATTATAGGATAAGCCTGAAGGTAAATGGGAAAATTATTTTTTCTCTTCCTTTTAAAATTGGCAAAGAGTTATTGGCAAAATTGACCATCCCGGCTATTGCACATTATTATCATAAACAAAGAGCAAATACACCTCAGGAGTTAGCAGCAGATAGCCACCTTCCTATTAATGGGAGTAATAAAACAGTCGATATGCGTGGTGGTTGGTGCGATGCTTCAGGAGATGTAAGTAAATATTTTTCTCATCTGGCTTATGCCAATTTTATGTCGCCACAGCAAACAGGGTTGGTTACTTGGTCATTGGCAAGTACAGTAGATAAAATACCCCAGTTATTGCAAAAGTGGGGCATTAAAGATTCTATAGAGGAAGAAGCTTTGTGGGGTGCAGATTATATGATGCGTTCTTTGTCCGACAGCAATTTTTTTTACATGGTAGTCTTTAGTTATTTTAATAATAATCCTCAGGCTCGTAAAGTAGTTGGGCTAGAAGCCAATAGTGTTACCACTTCCGATTATCAATGTGCGTTCAGAGAAGGAGCGGGTATGGCTATTGCGGCCTTAGCACGCATCTCTCGTTGGAAAAAACATGGTGATTTTACTACACAGCAATATTTAAAGGGGGCTGAACTTGCTTTCAAAAATTTATTAGTAAACAATTTAAAATATGATGATAATCATCAAGAAAATATTATTGATGATTATTGTGCATTGGTGGCAGCCTCTGAATTATGGATAGCTACTGGAAAGAATATTTATAAGTCCGAAGCGCGTAAACGCGCACGAAATCTAAATGCCCGCATGAATACTGCTGGTTATTTTATAGCTGATAATCGTACACGCATTTATTGGCATGCTTCCGATGCTGGACTTCCAATAGTAGCGTTGGCGCGTTATTTAGATGTCGAAAGAGATAAAACCTTGCGTAAAAAAGCACTTCTTACAATTAAGTCGGCATTGGATTACAATCTTCGTATCACCCATGATGTTGACAATCCTTTTGGCTATGCCCGGCAAACTTTCGATTTTCATGGAAAAATTAAAGAGGGATTTTTTATTCCGCATGATAATATTTCCGGCTGGTGGTGGCAAGGCGAAGATGCAAGACTCGCTTCGTTGGCTACGGCTGCAATTATAGGTGGCAGGTTGGTCTATCCTGCTAAAGAAAGTTGGGGTATTAGAAAAAGCGTTGCTGAATATGCTTCGCAGCAATTGAGTTGGATATTGGGCTGCAATCCTTATCAGATGTGCTTTATGTATGGTTTTGGAGAAAACAATGTCCCTTATATGCATTCAAATTACGGTCATGGGTCTGAGCATGGAGGAATTTCAAATGGCATCACAGGTAAGCAAAGTGACGGTAGTGGGATAGAATTTAAATTGAAAGATAAAGGCAACGAATGGCGATGGACAGAGCAGTGGATCCCGCACGCAGCTTGGTTTCTACAAGCAGTTGCCGCAATAGCAGAAGAACATTCTTGA
- a CDS encoding glycoside hydrolase family 18 protein: protein MQSRNKIFGRTLAIFLVFFFSISLIQANAQMAAKPVIVGYVGGYKGLVDMNMIHPSKLTYINYAFVNVIANRAVLTNLKTDTINLKNLAVLKKKDPSLKVLISIGGWSWSKNFSDAVLSDTSRKAFAQSAIAIVRKFNLDGIDIDWEYPGSLGAKDNIYRSEDKQNYTLLFRSLREALDTLQNETGRKMLLTAAVGGFPSFLHTTDMGKAQQYLDYVNLMTYDLDGGALTQHHTSLLDADRTIKAFAAAGVPYNKMLMGIAFYGHSYIVKKDSNRGLGDSIVTHGRGYGYSYIKDSLIGYHYYRDRHAKAAYWYNPTNNEFITADDTWSVKLKCQYVLYHKMAGVMFWEYVSDPKEYLLDEIDNIIK, encoded by the coding sequence ATGCAATCCAGAAATAAAATATTCGGCAGAACTTTAGCAATATTTCTAGTGTTTTTCTTTTCCATATCTTTAATTCAAGCCAATGCACAAATGGCAGCAAAACCGGTAATTGTTGGCTATGTTGGTGGTTATAAAGGGCTGGTGGATATGAATATGATACATCCCTCAAAACTAACCTATATCAATTATGCATTTGTAAATGTAATTGCTAATAGGGCTGTATTGACGAATTTAAAAACAGATACCATCAATCTTAAAAACCTGGCGGTATTAAAAAAGAAAGACCCCTCTCTCAAAGTTTTAATATCCATTGGTGGTTGGAGTTGGAGTAAAAATTTCTCAGATGCAGTACTTTCTGATACATCACGTAAGGCATTTGCACAAAGTGCGATCGCCATTGTGCGAAAATTTAATTTAGACGGAATTGATATAGATTGGGAATATCCCGGCAGTCTTGGTGCAAAAGATAATATTTACCGCTCAGAAGATAAGCAAAATTATACATTGTTATTTCGCTCTTTGCGTGAAGCTTTAGATACTTTACAAAATGAAACAGGTCGTAAGATGCTACTTACAGCTGCTGTTGGAGGATTCCCTTCTTTCCTTCATACCACTGATATGGGCAAGGCACAGCAGTATCTTGACTATGTAAACCTTATGACTTATGATTTAGATGGGGGAGCTTTAACCCAACATCATACAAGCTTATTGGACGCTGATAGAACAATAAAAGCATTTGCTGCTGCTGGAGTGCCATACAATAAAATGCTGATGGGGATTGCTTTTTATGGACATAGCTATATTGTAAAAAAGGATAGCAACAGAGGATTGGGAGATAGTATAGTTACACATGGCAGAGGTTATGGATACAGCTATATCAAGGATAGTTTAATCGGTTATCATTATTACCGCGACCGTCATGCGAAAGCTGCTTATTGGTACAATCCGACAAATAATGAATTTATCACGGCAGACGATACTTGGTCTGTAAAGTTGAAATGTCAATATGTGTTATATCACAAAATGGCAGGTGTTATGTTTTGGGAATATGTTTCCGACCCCAAGGAATATCTCTTAGATGAAATCGATAATATAATAAAGTAG
- the bglX gene encoding beta-glucosidase BglX, whose amino-acid sequence MKQTIKYILFSAIAFCSNNILNAQNLPCPFIDFLMGKMTLEEKIGQLNLAVINNGVLTGTAISTGVDQKIKAGQAGGVFGTWDIDQIKKLQGLAVQGSRLHIPLLFGLDVIHGHQTIFPVPLALSCSWDTSLVKAVARTAAIEASADGINWVYSPMVDISRDARWGRDVEGAGEDPFLGAQMAKAMVEGYQGNNLMANNTVMACVKHFALYGAAMAGRDYTGVDMGRQEMYQYYFPPYKAAVDAGAGSVMASFNDVNGLPSAANKWLLTDVLRKQWGFKGFVVSDYGAINELTTRGLGDAQTIAALALNAGNDMEMVGDNYLGTLKKSVASGLVTMQTLDAACRRILEAKYKLGLFEDPYKYINVQRAKTEELTKSHLEQARKTAERTFVLLKNKNQRLPLKRKGTIAVIGPLADSKINMPGAWSVADDYHNSVTVLEGIQAALKNKATVLYQKGANITDDSLLKLRVNSFKEEITTDKRTPQQMITDAVKIARKSDVIIAVVGEAADMSGESASRTDIGIPHSQLNLLKALHKTGKPIVAVLFNGRPLTLNWENDHCDAILDTWFGGFEAGNAIADVLFGKYNPSGKITMSFPRNVGQIPIFYNERRTGRPFDENKDASKYKSDYLDVSNTPLFPFGYGLSYTNFSYDKIELSKTRLKADETLNASVKITNTGKYAGEEVVQLYITDPVARTTRSVEDLRGFKKIFLQPGESKDVTFSITPEDLKYYDYDLKYDWDAGDFIIKIGTNSRDTQSATVIWNK is encoded by the coding sequence ATGAAGCAAACCATAAAATATATCCTTTTTTCTGCAATAGCTTTTTGCTCTAATAATATACTAAATGCACAAAATCTACCTTGTCCCTTCATCGATTTCTTGATGGGTAAGATGACATTAGAAGAGAAGATTGGTCAACTTAATTTAGCTGTCATCAACAATGGGGTTCTTACGGGGACAGCAATAAGTACGGGCGTTGACCAGAAAATTAAAGCTGGTCAGGCAGGTGGCGTATTTGGCACTTGGGATATTGATCAAATCAAAAAATTACAAGGTCTTGCGGTACAGGGATCCAGATTACATATTCCTCTTCTTTTTGGGTTAGATGTCATTCATGGTCATCAAACCATCTTTCCGGTTCCACTTGCCCTCTCCTGCTCTTGGGATACCTCGTTGGTGAAAGCAGTAGCGCGTACCGCAGCGATAGAAGCTTCAGCAGATGGTATCAACTGGGTGTATTCTCCGATGGTGGATATTTCCCGGGATGCACGCTGGGGAAGAGATGTGGAAGGCGCAGGCGAAGATCCTTTTTTAGGTGCGCAAATGGCAAAAGCAATGGTCGAGGGTTACCAGGGAAATAACTTAATGGCTAACAATACGGTAATGGCATGCGTAAAACATTTTGCCTTGTATGGTGCTGCTATGGCAGGCCGTGATTATACCGGCGTTGATATGGGCAGACAAGAGATGTATCAATATTATTTCCCTCCATATAAAGCCGCTGTAGATGCCGGAGCCGGAAGCGTAATGGCCTCTTTTAATGATGTAAACGGGCTTCCGTCAGCAGCCAACAAATGGCTTTTGACCGATGTTTTGCGTAAGCAATGGGGATTCAAAGGTTTCGTAGTTAGTGATTACGGAGCTATTAACGAACTGACTACAAGAGGTTTAGGTGATGCGCAAACCATTGCCGCCCTTGCCTTAAACGCCGGCAACGATATGGAGATGGTGGGGGATAATTATTTAGGTACACTTAAAAAATCGGTGGCCTCTGGTTTGGTAACTATGCAAACATTAGATGCAGCCTGTAGAAGGATTTTAGAAGCAAAATACAAACTGGGACTATTTGAAGACCCTTATAAATATATTAATGTTCAAAGAGCCAAAACAGAAGAGCTTACCAAAAGTCATCTAGAACAAGCCCGCAAAACAGCCGAAAGGACATTTGTTTTACTAAAAAATAAAAATCAACGCTTACCCCTGAAACGCAAAGGTACAATTGCCGTGATTGGACCATTAGCGGATAGCAAAATAAATATGCCCGGTGCTTGGAGCGTGGCAGACGATTACCACAATTCGGTTACGGTTTTGGAAGGAATACAAGCCGCACTCAAAAACAAGGCCACCGTTTTATACCAAAAAGGAGCCAATATTACAGATGATTCTTTATTAAAGTTAAGAGTAAATAGTTTCAAAGAAGAAATTACGACAGATAAAAGAACACCTCAGCAGATGATTACTGATGCAGTAAAAATTGCACGGAAATCCGATGTTATTATTGCTGTAGTTGGCGAAGCGGCCGATATGAGTGGCGAATCGGCGAGTAGAACCGATATCGGTATTCCTCATAGTCAGTTAAACCTTTTGAAGGCCTTACATAAAACCGGTAAGCCTATAGTAGCAGTGCTTTTCAATGGCAGGCCATTAACTTTAAATTGGGAAAATGATCATTGCGATGCTATTCTGGATACCTGGTTTGGAGGATTTGAAGCAGGTAATGCCATTGCAGATGTATTGTTTGGAAAATACAATCCTTCCGGGAAAATAACCATGTCATTCCCTCGCAATGTTGGGCAAATACCTATTTTCTATAACGAAAGAAGAACCGGAAGGCCATTCGACGAGAATAAAGATGCTTCTAAATATAAATCAGATTATCTGGATGTATCTAACACGCCCTTGTTCCCATTTGGTTACGGACTCAGTTATACCAATTTTTCTTATGACAAAATTGAATTGTCTAAAACAAGATTAAAAGCTGATGAGACTTTAAACGCAAGTGTCAAAATTACCAATACCGGCAAATACGCAGGCGAAGAAGTGGTACAATTATATATCACCGATCCGGTGGCACGCACGACGCGTAGTGTAGAAGATTTAAGAGGCTTTAAAAAAATATTCCTTCAACCGGGAGAAAGTAAAGATGTGACATTCAGTATTACTCCGGAAGATTTAAAATATTACGATTACGATTTAAAATACGATTGGGATGCCGGAGACTTTATTATAAAAATAGGGACCAACTCAAGAGACACGCAATCTGCAACTGTTATTTGGAATAAGTAA